AGCCCAAGGGCGCCGAGCTGCGCCACCGCAACATGCTCTCCAACGCGCTGGCCGGCGAAGTCCTCTTCGGCGCCGACCCCGAGCGCCCCGACACGTACCTGTGCGTGCTCCCGCTCTTCCACTCCTTCGGCCAGACCGTGATCCAGAACGGTGCCTTCGCCAACGGCGGCACCGTGGTGATGCTGCCGCGCTTCGAGCCGGTGGCCGCGCTGCAGCTGATGGCCAAGGAGAAGGTCACCTTCTTCGCCGGCGTGCCGACGATGTTCTGGGGGATGCTCGGCTCGCTCGACGACGCCGGGGTGGACGTCAAGGAGCTCGCCGCCAACCTGCGGGTCGCGATCTCGGGCGGCGCGGCGCTGCCCGCCGAGGTGCACCGCGAGTTCGAGCGTCGCTTCGGCATCACCATCATGGAGGGCTACGGCCTCTCGGAGACCTCCCCGGTCGCGTCCTTCTCGGTCTTCGGCGAGCCGGCCCGCGTCGGCTCCATCGGCCCGGCCATCCCCGGCGTCCAGATGCGCCTGATCGACCCCGACCCGGCGCAGTGGCGCGACGCCGAGGGCGACATCGGCGAGATCGCGATCAAGGGCCCGAACGTGATGAAGGGCTACTACGGGCGCCCCGAGGCCACCGAGGAGGCGGTCCGTGACGGCTGGTTCCGCACCGGGGACCTGGCGCGGGTGGACGAGGACGGCTGGTACTACATCGTCGACCGGTCCAAGGACATGATCATCCGCGGCGGCTTCAACGTGTACCCGCGCGAGATCGAGGAGGTCCTGCTCACCCACCCCGACGTCTCGCTCGCCGCGGTGATCGGTGTCCCGCACCCCAGCCACGGCGAGGAGATCAAGGCCGTGGTGATCCGCAACGCCGGCGCGAGCGTCACCGAGGAGGAGTTGGTGGCGTGGGCCAAGGAGCAGATGGCGGCCTACAAGTACCCGCGCATCGTGGAGTTCCGCGACTCCCTGCCGATGACGGCGACCGGCAAGATCCTCAAGCGCGAGCTCGACTGAGGCACCGGCGATGGGTCGCGTGCTGGGGGTCTCGCTCGGACTGCTGATGGTGGTCGCGGGCGGCCTGTGGACCTTCCAGTCGTTCGGCTGGCTCGGGACGATGGCCGAGGGTGACGTCAGGGCCACCCTCGGCCCCGCGCTGGCGGGTCTCGGCGTCGCCCTCGTCTACGTCGCCGTGCGCGGCCAGCGATAGACTTCGAGCGGACTTCCCCCGCTACCAGGAGCTGCCCCGTGGCCACAGTCGTCGTCGACGTCATGCCCAAGCCCGAGATCCTCGACCCGCAGGGGAAGGCCGTCCTCGGCGCACTCCCGCGGCTCGGGTTCGACGGCGTCACCGACGTGCGGCAGGGCAAGCGCTTCGAGCTGACCGTCGAGGGCGAGATCACCGACGAGGTGCTCGCCGAGGTCCGCAAGATGGCCGAGACGATCCTCTCCAACCCGGTGATCGAGGACTTCGAGGTCCACGTCGAGAGCCGCTCGGTGGCCGAGGTCGCCGCAGGGGAGGGCCGGTGAAGGTCGGGGTCGTCACCTTCCCGGGTTCGCTGGACGACGTCGACGCCCAGCGCGCCGTGCGGCTCGGCGGCCACGAGGCCGTCGCGCTGTGGCACGGTGACGAGGACCTGCGCGGGGTCGACGCGGTCGTGCTC
The window above is part of the Nocardioides campestrisoli genome. Proteins encoded here:
- a CDS encoding long-chain-fatty-acid--CoA ligase, whose product is MTNLASLLEGSAASYPDRDAVVLGDTRLTYAQVDQFANMCANLLVSRGIKPGDKVALSCPNLPYFSIVYYGILKAGATVVPLNVLLRGREVAYHLQDSDAKAYFCFEGTPELPMAQAGHEGFEAAEDCEHFFVITADLGAASPVEGYETMAQAMGSQSAEFRAVDVEDDDTAVILYTSGTTGQPKGAELRHRNMLSNALAGEVLFGADPERPDTYLCVLPLFHSFGQTVIQNGAFANGGTVVMLPRFEPVAALQLMAKEKVTFFAGVPTMFWGMLGSLDDAGVDVKELAANLRVAISGGAALPAEVHREFERRFGITIMEGYGLSETSPVASFSVFGEPARVGSIGPAIPGVQMRLIDPDPAQWRDAEGDIGEIAIKGPNVMKGYYGRPEATEEAVRDGWFRTGDLARVDEDGWYYIVDRSKDMIIRGGFNVYPREIEEVLLTHPDVSLAAVIGVPHPSHGEEIKAVVIRNAGASVTEEELVAWAKEQMAAYKYPRIVEFRDSLPMTATGKILKRELD
- the purS gene encoding phosphoribosylformylglycinamidine synthase subunit PurS, with the translated sequence MATVVVDVMPKPEILDPQGKAVLGALPRLGFDGVTDVRQGKRFELTVEGEITDEVLAEVRKMAETILSNPVIEDFEVHVESRSVAEVAAGEGR